The following proteins come from a genomic window of Pyxidicoccus sp. MSG2:
- a CDS encoding zinc-dependent metalloprotease, which translates to MWRSRIASRRAWLSAASLALALSTGCGSPTSTPTETVPEAPDTGKPVQLDGAFVAVPRELGTEQKQRVEEKLGGVVDDTGTSFYLAIRRSELGQKWFMSAYLKQNHPGGVALGGASTLGTRVVSFKEQNGKLFVLDVDDRKEMSDVFDPEVVVEAYPIVTGHGPFNRARDSDAYVLIDPTAGLNRFGVMGDRYGAQGARFQVELSFAQRFRQLSDGIAFEQVFNGYLDAPQEYAEDFLADNPYSNSGTLALALRRYHESPGFTPTPRPPRDYYFLSTPRFIPNSGGLTEQTPVKWNIHPGMRPIRWHITSSILTVQNDPRFQAYDVVGAVKRGIEGWNAAFGFKALEAVVSDTSGFADDEKNVLIFDTDEGIPFAFADWRTNPNTGEVRGATIYAPALWVALAHEQFSEDAPLRPPALEPRTALRPTWAGMREDRLCELVPAALREEALDAEGSRRAELAPLTKKQRVEAFLTNVVLHEVGHTLGLHHNFKGSLANDGGPGSPPSSSVMDYFDDADAVRMDTPGAYDVAAVRYLYGLSSQLPSQAFCTGADVAVDPYCNTIDRFDDPLTKFYLPRFHARLDTWMRDTKPISQLLRTFDYQVKFPLQFVRAGNAQTRAFAYTQTLAPLRPPLQIPADAPTTYASQADELAWRTLARLYLDPAASRGTFTANPPNSPELLPLVIADVKAILLNTDGVRSYTARRTMVDILEVHQTLASYAALSEAHDVLAAQLPSLSGDERLLTADLLARVSAAISPYFR; encoded by the coding sequence ATGTGGAGAAGTCGAATCGCCTCACGGCGCGCCTGGCTGAGCGCCGCGTCCCTGGCCCTGGCGCTGAGCACGGGCTGTGGCAGTCCCACGAGCACCCCAACGGAAACCGTCCCGGAGGCGCCTGACACCGGGAAGCCGGTGCAACTGGATGGCGCCTTCGTGGCGGTGCCTCGCGAGCTGGGCACGGAGCAGAAGCAGCGGGTGGAGGAGAAGCTGGGCGGCGTGGTGGACGACACCGGCACCAGCTTCTACCTGGCCATCCGCCGGAGCGAATTGGGCCAGAAGTGGTTCATGTCCGCGTACCTCAAGCAGAACCACCCCGGCGGCGTGGCCCTCGGAGGGGCGAGCACCCTGGGCACCCGCGTGGTGAGCTTCAAGGAGCAGAACGGCAAGCTCTTCGTCCTGGACGTCGATGACCGCAAGGAGATGAGCGACGTCTTCGACCCGGAGGTGGTGGTGGAGGCGTACCCGATTGTCACCGGCCACGGCCCGTTCAACCGCGCGCGGGACTCGGACGCGTACGTGCTCATCGACCCGACGGCGGGACTCAATCGCTTCGGAGTGATGGGCGACAGGTATGGTGCCCAGGGCGCCCGGTTCCAGGTGGAGCTGAGCTTCGCGCAGCGCTTCCGCCAGCTCTCGGATGGCATCGCCTTCGAGCAGGTCTTCAACGGCTACCTGGACGCGCCGCAGGAGTACGCGGAGGATTTCCTGGCGGACAACCCGTACAGCAATTCGGGCACCCTGGCCCTGGCGCTGCGCCGGTACCACGAGAGCCCGGGCTTCACCCCCACGCCACGTCCGCCGCGGGACTACTACTTCCTCTCCACCCCGCGCTTCATCCCCAACTCGGGGGGGCTCACCGAGCAGACGCCGGTGAAGTGGAACATCCACCCCGGCATGCGGCCCATCCGCTGGCACATCACCTCCAGCATCCTCACGGTGCAGAACGACCCGCGCTTCCAGGCCTATGATGTGGTGGGCGCGGTGAAGCGCGGCATCGAGGGCTGGAACGCGGCGTTCGGCTTCAAGGCCCTGGAGGCAGTGGTGTCCGACACGTCGGGCTTCGCCGACGATGAGAAGAACGTCCTCATCTTCGACACGGACGAGGGGATTCCCTTCGCCTTCGCCGACTGGCGCACCAACCCCAATACCGGCGAGGTGCGCGGCGCCACCATCTACGCCCCCGCGCTGTGGGTGGCCCTGGCGCACGAGCAGTTCAGTGAAGACGCGCCCCTGCGGCCGCCCGCGCTCGAGCCACGCACCGCCCTGCGCCCGACGTGGGCCGGCATGCGGGAGGACCGCCTGTGCGAGCTGGTTCCGGCGGCGCTCCGCGAGGAGGCGCTCGACGCCGAGGGCTCGCGGCGGGCGGAGCTCGCGCCGCTCACCAAGAAGCAACGGGTGGAGGCGTTCCTCACCAACGTGGTGCTGCACGAGGTCGGCCACACGCTGGGCCTGCACCACAACTTCAAGGGCTCGCTGGCGAACGACGGTGGCCCCGGAAGCCCCCCGAGCTCCTCGGTGATGGACTACTTCGACGACGCGGATGCGGTGCGAATGGACACTCCTGGGGCGTACGACGTGGCGGCGGTGCGCTACCTCTACGGGCTGTCGTCGCAGCTTCCCTCACAGGCGTTCTGCACGGGCGCCGACGTGGCGGTGGACCCGTACTGCAACACCATTGACCGCTTCGATGACCCGCTGACGAAGTTCTACCTCCCTCGCTTCCACGCGCGGCTCGACACGTGGATGCGCGACACGAAGCCCATCAGCCAGCTGCTCCGCACCTTCGACTACCAGGTGAAGTTCCCCCTGCAGTTCGTGCGGGCGGGCAATGCGCAGACGCGGGCCTTCGCGTATACCCAGACGCTGGCGCCGCTGCGCCCGCCGCTGCAAATCCCCGCGGATGCGCCGACGACGTATGCGTCCCAGGCGGACGAGCTCGCGTGGCGCACCCTGGCGCGGCTGTATCTGGACCCGGCGGCCAGCCGCGGCACCTTCACCGCCAATCCGCCCAACTCGCCGGAGCTGCTGCCTCTGGTGATTGCGGACGTGAAGGCCATCCTGCTCAACACGGACGGCGTGCGGAGCTACACCGCGCGGCGCACGATGGTGGACATCCTCGAGGTCCATCAGACGCTGGCCTCCTACGCGGCGCTGAGCGAAGCCCACGACGTCCTCGCCGCGCAGCTCCCGTCCTTGTCCGGAGATGAGCGGCTGCTGACGGCGGACCTCCTCGCCCGGGTGTCCGCGGCCATCTCGCCCTACTTCCGCTGA
- a CDS encoding alpha/beta fold hydrolase has product MTTWMSGVCETNGINIHYLRTGGANPPVVLLHGLTGNGACWTPLARVLEGEFDVVMPDARGHGGSTAPHHGYRYDDLASDVAGLIRGLELSRPVLLGHSMGGMTAAVVASRGTGGIRGLILVDPTFLSPERQREVHDSDVADQHRRALGLHKSDLVAQARARHPRRSPEMVELLAEARLKTRMGAFDVLTPPNPEYRDVVSAIDVPILLVIGDSSPVVTLEMATELRSLNPRVRIAQVQDAGHGLPFDQPERLGEVVASFLRELA; this is encoded by the coding sequence ATGACGACCTGGATGAGTGGAGTCTGCGAAACGAACGGCATCAACATCCACTACCTCCGAACCGGAGGCGCCAACCCTCCCGTCGTTCTGCTCCATGGATTGACCGGGAACGGCGCCTGCTGGACTCCCCTGGCGCGCGTGCTCGAAGGTGAATTCGACGTCGTCATGCCCGACGCCAGAGGGCACGGCGGTTCGACCGCGCCGCACCACGGCTACCGGTACGACGATCTCGCGAGCGACGTCGCGGGCCTCATCCGCGGCCTGGAGCTCTCTCGTCCGGTCCTGCTTGGCCACTCGATGGGCGGCATGACCGCCGCGGTGGTGGCGAGTCGAGGGACGGGGGGCATCCGCGGCCTCATCCTGGTCGACCCGACGTTCTTGAGCCCCGAGCGCCAACGCGAGGTGCACGACAGCGACGTCGCCGATCAACACCGCCGGGCCCTCGGCCTACACAAGTCGGACCTCGTTGCACAGGCCCGAGCCCGACACCCGCGTCGCTCGCCCGAGATGGTCGAGCTTCTTGCCGAGGCGAGACTGAAAACCCGCATGGGCGCCTTCGACGTTCTCACGCCACCCAACCCCGAGTATCGCGACGTGGTGAGCGCGATTGACGTCCCGATCCTACTCGTCATTGGGGACAGCAGCCCCGTCGTCACGCTCGAGATGGCAACGGAACTGCGGAGCCTCAACCCACGCGTGCGAATCGCGCAGGTACAGGACGCCGGCCACGGCCTTCCGTTTGACCAACCCGAGCGCCTGGGAGAGGTGGTCGCGTCGTTCTTGCGTGAGCTGGCATAG